AATTCAGCCAACACTCCAGATTCCCTGGACTCTTTTGATCTTCACAGGCTAGATGGACAGGTAGATCTGAACACCCCCATAGCACCTCACAAGCTCCAACCCCCATACAAAACTGCGGACAGTGGCTATGAGACAGAGAACCTAGAGTCTCCAGAGTGGAACTCCCAGCCCATTGTCAAAGAACACTCCATAGAAGAAAATGATATGAGTATtccagaagaggagaaagaagcaGCACCTGTGGTTTCTACCGCCCTGGTTCCCCCAGAAATCATAGTCTCAGAGGTGGAGAGTATTCCGGAAGTTCAGGATGAGGACAATAGCACTGATGCTCAGCAGCCAGAGCCTGTGGCCCTGGGTGATGAACCTTTCATGGGTGGCAGCTACAGGGACTCGGCCTACTTTTCCGACAACGAATCTGAGCCTGAAAAGAAGTCTGAGGAGCCCAATGGGGCAAGCTCTAATGAAGTGTCTTGGTTGAGGAGTTCCCCTACTGATGTCAGTGGTGACACTGGAGGGCTATCGGCTTCACCTAAGGATCCCAAAGAAGGTCTTTTTGGGAATGCTTCACCGTCAACTCTAGAGTCTCTGGCACCTACAGAATCCCTGTTGGATGTTGGAGTGATAGACGTTAAGCCTCTTTCCCAAGGGGAGAGTGGTTTGCCTGAGCTTGTCCTTACCTCAGAGGAAAACTGGGAGAAGGTGGTGCCTGTGTCCATCGACAGCAATGaggaagagacacacagactcgAGGTATTGCCAGATGTTGTGTCCTCGGCTCAGTCTGAGGTCAGCAAACCTTTCGACGATGTCACCACATCTGCCGCTGCTTCAGTAAAAGCCCTGCCTGAGAACATGGTTCACGCAAAGTTAACCAGGACGTACGCTGGCGATTGCCCAAAGCTTAAGGAGCCTGACATGGAGGGGTTGTACCTGGGCAGGCGAGACGGCTCTGGCACAGACGGACAGGAGGACGGGATGGAGGCcgacgaggaggacgagaacAGTGACGAGTCGGATGATGACATGCGGGCGTATCGGCTGCACAGCTCCAGCTCAGAGAGCGAGGACGACACTGTGCACCCGGTGCCTGTTATTGTGTCAGATGAAAGCAGTGCGCGAAACTTGAAGAGCCTGTTGAAGCCCACCAGCCTGAACGTTGCTTCTGAACCCACTACGCCACCAGAGGCCCAAAGTGCACACATCCCCAAGAGAGCTGTATCCTTctttgatgatgtcacagtttATCTCTTTGACCAGGTAAAGAATAATCCCTTTTAAGTagaattttttctttttttttcttttattataGTTGCTGAATTTGGCTTTGGCAAGTGACCACTAATGGTTATGCTAGGGATATAAGATGTTTCAGTAACAAGTCAAAAAACCCTTTGTGTTTTTAGGAGACCCCCACCAAAGAGCTTGGAGACCACTCATCAGCCTCCAACAGTCAGGTGTCTGAGTTCAGCAGTCCTGTGCCCTCTGCCAGCTATCTGAACAGGTTTGCCAACTCTGAAAGCTCCACCGATGAAGAAGGTAAGCTTATATGTGACATATGAGTATCTTGGTTAATGTGACTTTACATTGAAGTTTGAAAAGTTAaaaaatatagatatatatttgACCTGAATACACCCTTACCTGGTTTTTGTCCTTCCCCTTTCAGGTGGAGGTTTTGAGTGGGATGATGACTTCTCCCCAGAGGCTTCCTTCCTCTCCAAGGCAGCTAAAGACCTGGCCCAAGCCAAGGTCATGCCCTCATCTGCTGCCTCGCGttacttctcccctccccccgtgGGCCGCACTCCAGAACCCAGCTGGGCTACCTCCTCATCCAACTATTCACGCTTCTCCATCTCCCCGGCCAGTATCGCTAacttctccctcacacacctcacCGACTCGGACATCGAACAAGGAGGCaagtagtacacacacacattcataagtGGTCTCATTCATAACTTGAGTcatacaaaggaatgaaaattTGGCATGGCTAGACTAAGTAGACAACTATGCTACACATGTAGCTGTATAACCTTTGATGTCAATTACCTTTAATTTGCTGCTTCTTCTGTTTGGTACTTCAGGAAGCAgtgaagatggagagaaagactaGAGTCTACCGGACTGGACTGTTTCCTCTCTAACTCTGAAGGGGAACAGACCCAGATTGAGACTGATGCGAGCCGGGTGAATTTAGGACAACCAAACAGACTCACTACACGAATGGTGTTTGGATGCTTCTCAGGCAGAACATGCTCTTTCCTCACAGGGGTGGCCATGAAGAGTACTATACACAAACTGAGCTATAGGCTTTTTTCCAGACAGTTATATCTCCAGTCCCACCCCTTAACTACTATTAGCAAATAAGACTGTCAAACCTCTGAGCCACATCAGCCATTGACATACATCAGCGTGTGGTATCCTAACAGTGCAATTCAACAGGACAAACAAGATACCAATGGATCTAGCTTTTCCATGTTCTCTTCAAAGACTTGTGAAGCTTATTCCATTCTTAGTTTTTGTCCTTGGTTTTCACACTCCTCGTCGTTAGGAGATTTGGTGTCACCAAAAATACTtaagttatttttatttttttgaccTGAACCATTGAACTGAAAGATGAGCTCAGCCAGCTTGTGTCTGCTGCCAAATAGGAATATGCTCTTTGTATTCGGCAGACTAAAAAGGTACGTGGATGTTGAAACACTGCTTTGTATTGTGCGTTTATTACGGTAGTTACCTTTTTGGACTGTCGTCTTTGTGTTTCTACGCCTTTCGTCAGGGCCGTTGATGGTCTCCTCATTGGAGAGACATTGGAGTATGTACATTAAGCTTCTACAGAAGCTCTTGGATGGAAATGGGGGTGGGGTTAGAATCTTGAGAACCTCTTTGGTGTATCCTTCATTTACTCACACCATATTGATACTGGTGACAACAGAGCGTTGATGCTATAGGAACTGTCTTTTGACACATACCTAGCCTTACCAGTATGATCAATCACCTTTTTGAAGGAAATTTATTCGAGCTCCATTTGTAATTTATTGGAATAGGAAACACTTTCGAAAGAGCCATGGTCTGAGTGATTGACGTGGCTTCATATGATTCATATTTGTCCAGAGGGTTTGGTCTTGAGTGCCTATTGTACTGCAGACGTAGTGTCCTTCCATCACCACTGAGACAGGACTCTGAAACACAAGCTTAGTCATTTATGTGTTTTATTTCAAGAGATGATAATGAAAATAATTGTCACAATGCGGTAATGTAAAATGATTGTCGAGGTGTTTGTAAAACAAATGTGCAATGTGAATGTCTTTGATCAGATGACGTTTTTCATAGGAGGAAGTAGGAAGTGGCAGTGTCTGCTCTGGTTCTCTGATGCTGTGCAGGGATTTCACCTGGGTCGGAACTCACTGTAACAATACCCCCTCTGCTGTAGTAGCAGTCTCACATGACCTATTCAGAATTCACTTATTTACCTTTACTTGTGGGTTACTGTGTTGAACCAATCCTACACTTGAAACTCTTTCTGATGTAAGGATAGAAATCATGATGGATTGTAACCGTCATATAACTATTATTTGCAGGCCATGCAATTGTGTTCTCTTGTGACTCTACCGTAGCAGTGGGTGGGGATTGTGTATCAAGATTCATTAATGTATATAAAGAATATTGAAATTGTTATACGCTTCAGGATTGAAGATACGAGCTTAATGGTATCCAAGTAATTCAAATACAGTTCTTCCAAACTCAGAGGTCGTCATTTGCAGGTGAAATTGTATAGCTCACATTTCTGTGACTTGTTAATAATTCCCCTAACATTTTGTCATTTGAACAGCAAGACTTTGTACATGTAGTGGATAGACACCCTATCCATCACATGCATTTGGCACTGTATATTTGACAAGTTTAACCTCTGTAAAAACCAGCAACTTGTGCTTCAGTCAAACTTGAACATTTTATTTAAGAAACTCCTCATGTTTTATTCTACAGTATATACATTTGCTTAATCTTGCACATTGGAGAAATGTAACTTAATGTTGAAATGTACTGATGTATATAAATGTTAATTTTTTGTCTGTAAATGGGAAATGATGTAATCAAGTCCTACGTAGGTATCAGGTTTCATTTTGTAATTTAAAGCTGAGttaaaaaagcaacatatcACAGTCATCAAAAGCAGTTAGACACAAGAAACAGATGTAAAACACATTCTGTCCTTTCAACCTGTACATTTTAAAAATTGTAATATTTTTACTTCATATTGATGATCATGCTTAGcgtaattgaatgaaatgttTATAATTACACAGTTTAATATGGAAATAAATGCAAATTTACTTCTATATTGCAGATCTTCCAATCTTCCAATGTGATTAACTATGCATGTTCTTGAataccagtaaaaaaaaatctggataTCATAATGAGAAATTGATCCATAATGAATGAACCTTTCAGATTGAAAGAATGAGATTGTCGGAAGTCAACAAAGCAGTTCTGAAGTTTATTCCCAGTTCAATGACCTTGTGAATTCCAGGTATAGGTATTAAGATTCAGATCTGCTGTATTTAGCAGTCATGATCTtgatcaaaatatattttaacatAATACTGACAGGATAACAGTATTGAAGGGAAAAATATAATAATTCAGAAAACATTTCCTGTACATCACTAAACCCAAATCCATGTTATAGGCTTTAAGATTGTTTTGTGACATCTTGGGGATGGGAGGGGTAGTGTATTTGTATCACACTCATGTATGTATAACCCAAAGAGTGATCGTCAAGGTCATGAAAGTCCACAGGAGATCTAGGAATGTCTGTTTTGGTTTGGAAGCTGAAAGAAACTCACTCgtacacacaaaacaaatactGCAAACACTGAAATCTTCAGGTTGAAAATTATGTATAAATGGGTATACAGGAAACAGCATCTTGAACTATGTCAAGCATAAAATAAATTAATACTGAAAAACCAaaccaaaaaaaaacagttgacAAACATCTAGAGGACAACTACGCAGTCGGGAGAGGTCAAGGGGTTGATTACACTTATGGAGATGGGTTTCTTCCAAACAAATTCCAAGCCCTTTACTGAACTCTTTCATTGTAAGTAATCTTTCCTCAGGGTGTCCAAGAAAACTACATCAGTGCTACAAAATAACCAAATGGAGGTCAAGGGGTTGATTACACTTATGGAGATGGGTTTCTTCCAAACAAATTCCAAGCCCTTTACTGAACTCTTTCATTGTAAGTAATCTTTCCTCAGGGTGTCCAAGAAAGCTACATCAGTGCTACAAAATAACCAAATGGAGTATTATGCAGAGCCACCTCTGTCAATTCAGCCCATTCCCAAGAGGAGGCTGCACAGCTTCATGTAGCCAAATCCACAATCTAATACGCTTTTTGTGCTTGCGTTTTAGGGAAACCGGACATGTGCTGTAACATTCACTGTTCTGTAAAGTGCCATCGCTGAACCTAAAAACCAGCGGGACTGGAACCCAGGGTCACTGTTTATTTTAGAACCATATATCCTACTCTTATATGCTGGCTTCCCTAGGTGGATAGCAGCTACAGTGTTTAGATGTCTGCTCATGTTACATTTGAAGTTAAACAGACAGCAAAAGGAGGGAAGCATAGTCGTTAACACAGCCAAGAGCTTGTGTTGTGCTTTCCTGATGGGATTCTGGGTTTGGGGAAAGGGATGGTAGAATGGAACCAGGCACAGATGTGGCTGTTGGgatggagtgggggggaggagggggatgctGGCCTCTACAGGCTCATAGCAGTCCCATTGACCTGACTTTCTGGCCTAGGGAGGGGGTTTGATGGGATGTGGGGGCTGGCAGGAAGAGGGGCGCGAGGGGTATGGGGAGTGGCAGGAAGAGGGGCACGAGGGGTGTGGGGGCTGGCAGGAAGAGGGGCGCAAGGGGTATGGGGACTGGCAGGAAGAGGGGCGCGAGGGGTGTGGGGACTGGCAGGGAATGCTGCCTGGGGTGGAGGTGCACGCGGTCCTTCGGACGCATTCCCTCGCACACTGATGTGCTCCCATCCTCCctgttggacacacacacacatcaaatcaaAAAATAAAGAGCTATTAAAGCAAGAGTTCCATGTGTCAAAGTGACCTTCACATAGCCATTTACCATACAGCCATTTATCACAGAGGTATTTAAAAGTACATTACGGGTCACATAGAAATCGAGTGTGAGCGCCTGTCACTCACCCCTATGCCGTAGTCCCAGGATTGGCCCTTGGGCTGCATGGGCCCCACCCCCAGCCGGTGACATACGGTGCTGGGTGGCTCAGAGGGGAAGCCGGGGGCCCTGTCTGCTATGATCCACACCTAGAGTGCACAACAGGGCTCAGAGTCTATCATCTTAATGGAACTTGGGACATCTTCCATGTTTAAAAGGAAGGGTTAAAAGCTTGCATTGTCTGGATCCAATGGATGAAATTCTACAGTTGAGGATGGGCAGGATAGTACAGATTAGCAAGTCCCAGTGGAAGTGTTGTGGGCCTGACCTGGTCCAGGGGTCCCACAGAGACCTTGGTGACATTGTTGGAGATGAGCTCCCAGGCTGAGCCCTGGGGATAGCTGGGGGTCAGGCCTTGTCTGTACCAGAggttacctacacacacacacacacaccaggttacAGTATAGGtcaggggttgtgtgtgtgtgtgtgtgtgtatactgtatgcgACTACTGACCATTTTCATCCACAGCGTAGACGGAGGTCCGCCCCACAGACAGCTGTTTCAGGGCCTGCTTTGCAGGGGAGGGGATGTGATACCAACACTCTCCTGTAGGGGACACACAAGATGAGGCATGCCAAAAAGGTGGGGGGGGATCCCAACTCACCCAAAACACATGCAGCAGTCACACAGGGTCTGGCTCGCGTCAGAAACACCCCTCCCACCTCGGAACAAGGACCCACCTGCAGGGTTCTGGGCAGACACGGAGCCCCTGTAGAAGACGGCTCCGTCCCTGGCGATGGCCCAAACCTGGTTGGCACCGCCGATGGAAATGGACTTGAAGGGCTGGTCTGTCCCGATGTGTAGCCAGGAAGTGCCCtgtgacacgcacacagacagaggtgACGGTCGTGATCCACGTCGCTAGTGTTGTAGGTAGATATGGCGGTAGGTCGCACCTCTACATGCACTTCATAATGAGGAGTGGTAGGACCAAGTAACAGAGGTGGAGCATCGCTGCATTCTGCTGAGCAGCTAAAATCATTCCTAATCATTTTAAGCTTTTATTAAATGGTAATTGCATGGTTTTACGATGGGAGGGTTGTAGGGTGTAGGGTTTTTATACATTGGGAGTGACTCTTGGTAAGTGACCTTTCAGGTAAACTTGGGGCAAACAAGCCATCTGAGGTTGTCAGGTTACTATGGGGTGTATTATAGTATAAGTGTTCCTCACCTGGGGCTTTAAAGGGGTGACCCCAAGGCGACAGAGGACATCCCCCTTGTCACTCAGGGCCCACACAGGGACCTGTTCTATGCAGCTCTGGGCTAAACATGGTAAGATTGTGATGTCACTCAGGGGGATGGGCGGGATCTGCTGCCACGGCCCAATCACCCTGATCTGACACttcctggtaaaaaaaaaagaagaaaaaaacgtgtTTAATGTTTTCTAGCAAAATGGATAATAAACAGGTTTATAAAGATGTGAATGAAGGCCGGACGAGCTATGGTTGGTGCACGTCTTTGTCAAAAacagaatttgtgtgtgtgtgtgtaacaataCCTCGCCCAGCGCCTGCGCCTCACAAAGTCTTTCATTGTCTTGTGGCCGTGGAAAGTCCTGAATGACAGAAACAAGGTCTCAGATTCCACaaccacaaataaacacactctctccttgTAACCAACTTGACAATATAACAAACAAGAGTGGCTTCCTACTACGCTCTTATTTTCCTTCTGCTACATACACAGGAAAGTCTGCTGCATACTGCCACCCCTCTTTATCTGTCCCCCCAGGGACGCCGTTGTCGATGGTCCACTCTGTCACCTGACAAAACAAAGGAATGTTGAGCTGGAGGACACCATATATTCAGGGATGCCAACAATGACATAACCCTGCTGTAGTGATTTGTGTAGGATTTTGTTGATGGGTCCAGCTGGCTACCCAGGTCcactgaagagagggagggtgtgtgtttgtcttggtgCACTCCTTCAGCCCACTCTCATCACTCCACATGGGCCGGTCTGTAGGGAGAcctctgtagacacacacacacaaacacacaccaccctcagtTAATGCACACAAAAAGGAACATTTTATCTCACATTTGAACGTTAAGTCAAGACCAACAGTAGTGCACACTGATTGGCTGGAGTATATCAGAGGGTGAGTACTTGTCTGTGTATCCAGTCATGGGGTTCCATCTCTGGTTCTCATAGACGTACACACTCCGCACATCTGTCTGGGTCTGAACGCTGTCTGTAGTTCctgcacacagaaacaaaaactCTGCTGTTACAGGACAACAGCTGAAGTTGTTTCCAGTTTATGTGCAAAGTTTGACAGGCCGGAACAACTGCATCCATGCACACCAGCAATTGCACATCAGGTTGCTCAAGCAGTATTGGAAGCAATATGTGGTCATTCATTTGGCACCTACTTTAGAAACTATTATAACTCCAACGGGGAATACTTGGGGAATGTACATGAAGTCGTGAGGAGAAACATAAGGCTGCGATGTCTACAGCTATGAAGGACACAGTCTACTGGGGAGGAGTTTACCCTGAGAGGGCTGGTCTCCAGACTCTCCACAGCGCCCGGAGTAGACCCAGGCGGTGCCGTCGCACCCGACGCCCCACACCACCCCCAAACTGTTACATTCTACACAGCGAAGGTGGCCCGGAACCTGCCGCCAGAACCTGGACCAGACAGTGTAAGCGGTTAGCGGCTGGCTAGCATAAGCATTAGCATAGGAAGAAAGAAACATCCACCATGTAGAAGAGGTAGTGCGTTAGCAATAGCACAAAACATCCACCACGTagcaaaacatccagcaggcaGCAGCTACCAGGTAAAATAAGAGGATTCCAGAAGCTGATGTTAAACATCCTGATGTTAAACTATGCTGTTATTGTAAATGTGAAAGAACACTGGCCAATAAAGTAATTAGCCTGgcataaagaaaagaaaaacaggtAGAAGATGCAAGCACAAATGAAAACTTTGCCCTCTGGTGTTGGATGAGTGAATGGGTGTGTGAGAAAAGAGagcagaaagaagagaggaagagacagagaggtaaacACAGATGAGCCTCACATGAGGTCGCAGGCAAGCGTGTGTACGGGGGCCTCCAGGCAGGGCGAGGGCTCGTGGACCATCACGTCCCCTTTAGAGGTGACAGACCACAAGGCCTGTCTGGACAGGGGTCCCCTGATCCCTCTGGCCTCACAGCAGCACTCTACCAACAGAGACACCtgtagaaacacacagagacacccccACAGAGACCACCTTTAATGGTACAGTCTGCATGCATGACAACAATACTTCTTAACACAATACAGTACTGAGAACTAAACATACAGTAGTTTGTGAGGTCAGTCACTGATCAACTAAAAaagcttttctttttcttttttttcagtttctGAAACTTAATACAATCGTATTCAAAATTATGCCTACAGAGTTTTCAGCAGTATCTATGTGGTTTATAagtcatttatacacacacacagaaaaaaaatcacATAAAAGTTTaaactgtgtctgctgtgtgcgGAGTTGACGAGCAGAGTTGGCCAGCTAGGCCACAGtgtggggaggaaggaggtACCCAGTCGTTCATATCCTTCTCCGTGGGGGCTGCCAGGATGAGAGGCCACCTCTGTTTGGTCCTCTGGGCTGTGTACACAGCAAAGGCATGCTGGGAATCCCGCAGGACCGGGACCAGAGCTGTCACCTCGCTCACAAACACATGGAGgtactgacagagagagagagagagagagagagagagacagagagagacagagagagacagagagagagagagagagagagagagagagagagagagagagagagagagagagagagagagagagagacaaagggagagacaaagggagagacaaagggagacataagccagtgagtgagtgagtgctgGCATCACAGAGCAGTACTTGCAGCGTGACAAATCCAATGTGATGTTTCAAGCGGATGACCTCAATTCTGTAGTCCTTGACAAAGGGTCTTTGAGGACAGCAGCTGTGCAGACGGTCTCACCTTCTTTTCGTCATATTGGGTGTAGTAGATGAAGAAGATGCTGTCTCTCCACCCGTTGCTATTGGTGGACTGTTCCAGGGCCACGCCCACATCCACCCAGCGCTGGGGCTTCCAGTCCCTCCACCAGCGCATGCTGCCCTTCCTCATCCACacagactggacacacacatgcccatgcacacacacacacacacacagttataggAACTATAACTGAGATATATTAAGATATATTTTCTGGGAATATTTCATGCTGTATTGGCCAGTTTTGCAAGTGATCTGACAGgaaagggaatgagagagagggggcaagacatgcagcaaaggacCAAGGCCAGATTTGAAGCCAGGCAGCTGTGGTAAAGCCTCCACCTTCATGCTACGCACACTTATCCGGTGAGTTACCAGGATGCCCCAGAACTAGGATTTTAAACAATCGTCAGAGTGAGTCCAGGATAACACAGCAGGTCTTACCGCGCTCCTCTCCAGGGGCCTCTTACTGCTGTGGTCTCTGTGctgctcctgctctctccaggtTGCTGACTGGACCGGGGTCAGGGACAGGGAGCTGGTGAGAGGACCTGGTGGACAAGAGGCCAAGCAGACGGATACAAAGACATAGCCACAGATGCGAGGTCATGaaggagacaggcagagataGGCCATCCAGTTAGTCAAGCAGCAATACTAGAGCCGCAAGCAGCAATACTAGAGCTTTTATGTTTGTCATTATTTGTCACATACCCTTTTAATTAACAttgtatgtgtgatgtgtgcctTACTCAAGAGCTCTTTTATGGTCAGGAAAATTACTTTGACATGACCACACCTGTAGGACTGAGCCAGCTGATCTGGGAGCTGGAGTCCACATCACAGCCCCCTCCTGTGATCCAAGCCCACACTGGGCCTTCCTCTTCCCCAACACCCTTAGTGGGCTCCAGGCCCAGTGGGTAGGTAGCCACTGAGGAAGGGGGCCCTGTGGCCCCAGCTGTAGCCAGGGATGGACCCTCCACCTGGGCTCCCTGGGCTCCCTCAGCACCCTCTAGGTCCACGTTGCTCCAAGGGACCTCAGGCCCAGCAGCACCTGGGGAAGCGGGGCTTGGGACTGGGGCAGCCTCCTGGTGATTCACTGGGGCATCCTCAGGAGAGGATGTATGGGGTGCGGGGGTTCTCTCGCGGTCAGAGACCAGACTGGAGATGAAGCTATCGCTGGTGACTTTGGGGATACGGGGCTTGGGGGTGTCCCCTAATCCGGTGATTgtggcggaggagggggaggatgaaacGTCAGTGGGGAAGGTGTCCAAGTCTGAGGCTTCGCAGCCCAGCACGGAGCCCTGGGACGCCTCGGTCACCTGACCTCCGAACTCAGGGCCATCACTGTATATCACAGACAGGGGAGGAAGACAACATTTTACAGTCCACTGTGTCACATGAGGCACATAAATAAACAGCAAAGAAAGCTAAAACGACAAAATAAAGTGACGTTTAAGCACTTTCATGATTCTTTTCTCTTGATGGTTGTTGGTACAGACCTGGGCGGGGCCACTTCCCTGCTGCTGCCCCATTGGGCCAAGATAGGGATCCAGCCCCTACCACTGGGTTCAGAGGGGGTAACACCCATCCTGAAGTAGAGCCCACGGTCCTCGCTAACACCCCACACCtggcacacaggaacacacacacacacacacacacacactagttgaTGAGATCTATGCGCCTGCCTCAGCCAAATTAATTGTGAGCTAACCAACTTACAAAGTATATTTAGAGGTGGAATATATACCACTTACCTATGACCTACTTAGTTTTTCAAAAGACCTTAAATGTATTCACTGAAGATGTCACAAAAAAACCTTGACAATCACAAAAGCTAATGAGGGCATGCTAACCCAAGActctgaaactgctgaattctccaaaatagctagctagtgcaCACATCAACCAAATGGTGTTCCAGTTCTAATTTAAAAGGATACGCAACCTCAACTGGTGCCACTGAATACAACCCATATCCATAGCTGCTGGACTGCAGTattgaaatatgaaatatggAACATGATGAAGCGTTGGCTAGACTCGAAAATAGAAAAGCGCACGTATGGCAGTCTCAATGGGggtcggggaggggggtggggtggggtaagGTGGGGTGGGGTAAGGTGGGGTGAGGAACGGAGGGTTAAGGTTGCGTTGTATGGGGGCTAGGAAGAATATGgactgatatatatatatataagggtTAGGATAAGAACTAGTGCTGGCACAGATGGAGGGCTGTCCTCAGGTTACGGTGCAAGGtggggagggacacagaggaggggagagaggagggaggacagagggagagagagggggataactccagggtgaggaggagggtgtgggggtgaA
Above is a window of Hypomesus transpacificus isolate Combined female chromosome 17, fHypTra1, whole genome shotgun sequence DNA encoding:
- the tecpr1b gene encoding tectonin beta-propeller repeat-containing protein 1 yields the protein MTSSLLWSVDVYGKVYSLSTASGRWERTEDSLLELKRVAAGKRCSWGIGCDHHVYLNINPGVEPIRYREETYENQRWNPVDGFTDVLLPTDRWPWSDVTGMMSLPLHSFLLPSLSWEWEGDWYVDQSCGGDPAETGGWEYAVDFPANFSHEKKWNSCVRRRRWFRYRRYKARGEWAKIPLDHPKRPPLPLSDISCGGWEMSDQPGRQHFLWGVSQQGQVWFREGIQPLVPEGSCWEEVEVPRELSQLSAGPGDLLWALLWDGQLLVRTGITLDSPTGTSWVVVDAPGKEGTAIHVAVGVGVVWVVTKDYKVWFRRGVNSHNPCGSGWISVGGEMMMVDVGLNDQVWGVSEDRGLYFRMGVTPSEPSGRGWIPILAQWGSSREVAPPSDGPEFGGQVTEASQGSVLGCEASDLDTFPTDVSSSPSSATITGLGDTPKPRIPKVTSDSFISSLVSDRERTPAPHTSSPEDAPVNHQEAAPVPSPASPGAAGPEVPWSNVDLEGAEGAQGAQVEGPSLATAGATGPPSSVATYPLGLEPTKGVGEEEGPVWAWITGGGCDVDSSSQISWLSPTGPLTSSLSLTPVQSATWREQEQHRDHSSKRPLERSASVWMRKGSMRWWRDWKPQRWVDVGVALEQSTNSNGWRDSIFFIYYTQYDEKKYLHVFVSEVTALVPVLRDSQHAFAVYTAQRTKQRWPLILAAPTEKDMNDWVSLLVECCCEARGIRGPLSRQALWSVTSKGDVMVHEPSPCLEAPVHTLACDLMFWRQVPGHLRCVECNSLGVVWGVGCDGTAWVYSGRCGESGDQPSQGTTDSVQTQTDVRSVYVYENQRWNPMTGYTDKGLPTDRPMWSDESGLKECTKTNTHPPSLQWTWVTEWTIDNGVPGGTDKEGWQYAADFPVTFHGHKTMKDFVRRRRWARKCQIRVIGPWQQIPPIPLSDITILPCLAQSCIEQVPVWALSDKGDVLCRLGVTPLKPQGTSWLHIGTDQPFKSISIGGANQVWAIARDGAVFYRGSVSAQNPAGECWYHIPSPAKQALKQLSVGRTSVYAVDENGNLWYRQGLTPSYPQGSAWELISNNVTKVSVGPLDQVWIIADRAPGFPSEPPSTVCHRLGVGPMQPKGQSWDYGIGGGWEHISVRGNASEGPRAPPPQAAFPASPHTPRAPLPASPHTPCAPLPASPHTPRAPLPATPHTPRAPLPASPHIPSNPLPRPESQVNGTAMSL